Below is a genomic region from Xiphophorus hellerii strain 12219 chromosome 1, Xiphophorus_hellerii-4.1, whole genome shotgun sequence.
GCAGGGAGAAACAGGGGGCTGGGGTTAGACGAGGGGGTGgccaaacagagagagagaaggaagaagagaaagaaaaagcacGAGAGGGAGGGAGATGGGTATAACTTTGGGAAACCCAGGAAGAGGCAGCACTGCACAGTTGTTTACtttaagcttcttttttttggcGAATTTTCTAAAAGTCTTCAACAAGAAGACAAGAAAGCATTTTTGTGCTTGATGTCCTGAGTAAAtagttattttccttttttttccatctggaGAGATTACTTGTTTGATTAATCCGAtcaccagtaaaaaaaaataaaaacccaaaaatcagaaaatttgtCCAAACGTAGCTGTCATTGAGGCTTGTATCGGAGCTTTAAACTGGACTGGAACCCCACGTGTAGCCACATTCCAACACCTGTTGCAAAGGATTTCCCTGGAGCGGTGTCATGGACTCCTGTTGCTCTGTTGCCTGAGGGAATCTGCATGTCTGTTATCTACTGACCGGTCTTCAGTGAGTGTTAAAGTTGAAGTGTACCTGCCTGTTAAGGGTAGAAGCGGAAGATGTCATCCTATTACCCTCGCACCAAAGACCTGACCCGCACCAGGAAGTCAGTGACAGATTCACCGCCGTCTTCTCCATCCTATACAGACAAAAACTACAGAGTAAGCTTCTCTTCCTAAGAagttctttatttaaaacatattagaTTAAATCtggtttcttttctgtttttttttaattttcatctgaattatttttgctcttgAAAATATCAAGATATCTACAACAATCTActgtaaatgtatttgttaaCAATTTAACTTCAGTGCATTATCAGCAGTTTTATCTATTATTTCTCTCTCATACTCTAAGTACTAACACACTAAGCCAATCGTGCACTTTAAATTTCACCTGTCACTAAAAATGAACTGGATTAGTGTTACATTGGCGTGATTCAGCACTTAACATGACATGTCATAATCAGCTACTTTTCACAGCTTACGTACTAAACCTGTGAAAGAGAGGCAAAAGTTTTATTCTGAAGCGGTCTGATCCTGTTTTCTGGAAAAGGCTGTAGGACTGAAACATTCCTTCTGTAATTtcctgttgctttttgtttttttgtttgttttaagtggCCTATTCTCCTGGGCGTAGTTTGACTGTTGTGTTTATGTCAGCTGGAGTCTGTGTGACACAGACATTTCAAGAAAATAGGAAGGAGGGAAAAGGAACACAATGTGATTCTGTCTATCTAGAAATGTATACAGGAACATCATGCAACGCTGCAGACGTTCTTGTTGTTGCACAGTTGCCAAAAGTACATGTTGTGACTCCCTAGAGGATTCTGCTCTCTTTTATGGAAGTGTCATTCCTTCTCTGCTTTGCCCCTGGTAAAACGCAGACACTGGTTTTCCATGATGTCAGCCTTGTCTAAAATGGCAGAATTTTTTGCTGGAAGGGAAAGCGCAGAGGGAAAGTGATAAATGGATGATTAGAGCGCTTGCTGTACAGTGCTAAGATTTTTGATAGGTTTTGTAAAATTTGATGCATTATAGCTAGGGATCaacatgaacacaaacaaacaagtgTTAGCAGTGCTGCCTGCTGCTGACCATTTGGCAGACatccacaaacaacaacaacaataatatctTAATCAAATACTTGaagcatgtataaaaatgagtttgagcTTATccttaattttaagaaatccACTAAATCTGAATGGAAGATAAGATGTTTATCGCTATATAAAAAAACTACtcaatttaaaatgacttttagaCATAATCCTTGACAGACCTTGCTGGGGATAAAGTGAGGGCATATGCTACAGTATAAGACGCATAGAAAGATGATGCTGGAGTATTATTTGTAGAAGTGCTTATTTTTCTATGCAAATGAACTACAACGCAAATGAGCAGTAGTGTGACAGGGAGTATCACCTATGTAACTatgaaggtttttcttttaaattgcataaaactgtaaaaaaaaaaaatagatatcagataaataaaaaaaaattgtttcgaaataatttgaaaagatGAAATGTAAATCTAGTTTTGAGTGTGGTCTAAGCTGTTCTTTAGTTCTGAACTTTCTTGACTGAACCTGTCTCTAAATAATGCCCAATTGGTTATAGCAGTTGTTTGcaattgttttataataaatggCAACCTAGTAAAAGCTAAAGTTTCAAAGTACCACCACacttaaagacatttttagcattttgcaataaaattttgaatcctgtgttttatttctacatGTTATAAATGAAGAGGGAAATCACTGTTCTTATTCATTGATTTTCTTCGTTGAATAATTAAGCTTAATGCATTGCACTGAGAGAACACAATTTTTAACTCCAAGTTGAAAACCCTTGTAAGGTATTCTCTTGAAATCTAAATTCTAGTTGGAAAAATAAGCTGCTTGGTGAGTCATATTCACTTTTCAATTTTAAGGAATCAGTCATTCCTAGAAGTTAGTTTAGGCAATAAGTTTGGGGAAATTGATAAGTGATTTAACCAATTTACAgatcatttaatttgaaatatagTAGTATACCCTCAGGAACGAAGCCCCCAGGGTTTTTTATGAAGGGTTATGAAGTTTGGCTCATAACCCTACATGAAGATTTTGTGATGATTTATTCTCACTACGAGGGATCCAGTCACCCCTGTTGATTAATGTATGAATGCCAAGTCCGATCGAGCAGTCTTCCTGTTCTAAAACAGATGAGAGAGGAAAGGAAAGTAGAATTTTGTTCTCAGTTTCTTCCTTGGCTCTTTTTCATCTGAGGCCTTTTAAGTCTGCCTTTTCCTGGATAACTGTGCAAAAGCACATGACCACATAAGGACAGGCAGCGGCTGCTAGGCTTAGTTATGTAAACACTTGCTGCAGAACAGCTCCTGTGACTCCTTATGAAGGATCTTCATGCTTCAGCAAATGTGAAAACTGGGATAACAGGTACTTTGAGATAGACTGGAGCCATATTTCTTTAGCAAAGTAACCATCTGAAACATGAGTTAAACATCTCTGACTGACGTGTAGAATAGTTGTTAAAAGACATATCTAAACACAACTATTAgtcaaataattttataatagtttttttttgctagtaTTGTGATGTCTAACACACAGAGGCCAAATTAAAGCCAGCTGTATGCAGGCATTTTCTAAAGTATTTGTGCACTTTTTCTTTACAATACAACCACATAGTTAACTGTATATTACTGGATTTTAGGTGATATAGGAACAAAAACCTgggaagtgaaaggaaaatgacacataacacaaataaaactctaATATTTATGGCATGGAAATATATAGATATTTACCCAACCCCATCTACTCTaatattcctaaataaaatccagggcaACAACACCTCTAATAGTTTTGCATTCagtaaaaatggttttaatggAAATGgccaaaacaaaatcagaattaaaacaaagtcattaaAGCTCCCTTTCACATGCATTATGagacaataaaaaatgtgtaaaagtgtgCTTTGGTCAGAGATCAAAATTGAAATTTATAGTCTATATCCAAACTGTGAAACCAACACTAACTATGAACTTCACCTGCATTGGCAACGTCATTCTTTGGGGATGGTTTTGTTCAGTAAGGACTGTAAAGATGGTCAGACTACACCCAAGTAGAAGCAAAGTTGTGCGTTGGAATGTTCAAGTCAAAGATCTGATCTAAATCTAATTCACAACCTGGGGTAGGACATCACATTGCTGCTCACAAACTCTCCTTCCTATCTAACTGAGCTcgagctattttgcaaaagtgaggaaaaaacaaaaatctcaacTCTGTGCTGCTACACGTAGATTGTTGACATAAAACTCTATAAGAAAACATTGAATTCAAAGTTAAAGAGTCCTGAGTTTTTGCCAGGTGCTGTACATATCTGCCACTTTACACAGATTCCCCCCATGCTcaagcaaatacaaaatgtgGTCACAACAATGAACTTGGCAGCCATGACAGGACTCCTGACAGCACAAACCTTCCAGGCCAGTTTGATATCTGCCAGTTGTTTGGGGTCAGTCAGCGGCCTGTCATACTTCACTCCTGATGTCATGATGTCATCTGTGTGCCGCTGTCACTGTGGAGGCAGCAGTTACCTAATTTAGAAAGCTCAACCAGGCTCAGGCGGCATGACatgtgtgaaacattttaaagaagtttTGGGATTATATGTCCCTTCTGCACATTTCCTCCTGGTAACATGGGCTTCTGAGGATGGAGTTATAATTCGACTCTCAAACCTCCTTATTGTCCTCCTTTTCTctcaaatggaaaatatttctctgCTGAGCCTTTGTTTAGCCctatcaaacaaacaaatctggaTCCACTTCAGAAATGTTTACACTGTGTTGTTCTCATGATGCGATTCTGACTGATCAAACtggcatgtcttttttttcttttccagcatgAAAGACTGTCGaggtaaggaaaaaaaaacttttatttttgttcttttaataaCATACAGCTCCATTGTGTACTGAGATGGAGCTGTGTTGACTTCAGATACGATTCCACTGGAGAAAGTGCCACAGACAAACCTATGGGGCGCACCAGTTCTTACACGAGGAGAGAGACGAGGCTGGCGGCTCTGAATAAACAAGAGCAAGACTCCGCTGCCAAAGACTATAAGAAGGTAGTAAGTAACCCACGCCTCGGATACAAACACACTTCTTCCCTTCCACTGACTCAAAGCTGGTGCTTTGAACACAGCCTGACCGCCCACACCTTATATCAATGCCTTCATTTTTACATCCCTGTGAAATCTAATTGGGCCTAAAAGGAATATTAAGAACAAGCACGTAATTATTGtgaattttctaaaatatattgCACATGTAAGGTACACAGAATATGACATATGTGTTTAATGGGGTCATAAATTGGCCTGGACCTCAAACTGACAGTACTTTTAAGGGACAGTATATTacagatgtgtttttgtattttgtcatgCTACAGCAATAAACTTTGAATGACAAGTAATGTAATTTTTGCCTCCCTATTTGAATGGCAGAGATATTCACTCTGAGCAATTTCATCTGGATTTCACTCAATGACTAATTTTCATTTCCTTACTTCCTTCTGTCCTGTACATTTTATGCTCAACTTTGTTAAAACTGAGTGTTGGGGAACTATTGAGTAGTAATCCAGTAGTTCTTGTTTCAttgatttaatttcttaatcacgcttcaaaatgtgaaagacaAAGCAAACATGCCAGTGCAAGCAAGTCAGACCTATGTTGCTTTTCATAGAAAGTGCTCATAGAAATTGATATATTACAATGTCCACTTGTATAAACAAGGTTAGAACAATTTTTAAATAGTTAGAAAACTCTGTAACTGTAATGAACAAGGGTGGACAAGAACCCCAGTTTATATTGCCACTATGCATATGGAGGGGGTTGGTAAGGGAAGTAAATATACTTGTAAACTTCATTgtttgaaaactgcagcatttttttctgcttgagaTTTGAAAATGTCGATTTTTTTCTAATCTGTCTTTTGTTATGTTTATTCCCTCCTCTTTTTGGCTGTTCagctgaatttgtgtttttaacacaaAAGTGATTCAAAGTTTAATAACATGTAAtctgattctttttgttttagatgtaCACAGAAGCTTTGCAAGAAAATGAAAGGCTCAAGTCCAGACTTCAGGACAGCAAACAAGAGTTGGTGAAGATTCGCTCCCAACTGGAGAAAGTTGCTCAGGTAC
It encodes:
- the ppp1r12b gene encoding protein phosphatase 1 regulatory subunit 12B isoform X5 — encoded protein: MSSYYPRTKDLTRTRKSVTDSPPSSPSYTDKNYRHERLSRYDSTGESATDKPMGRTSSYTRRETRLAALNKQEQDSAAKDYKKMYTEALQENERLKSRLQDSKQELVKIRSQLEKVAQRQDRMTERSTVLETEKTEKQALDKRVTDMEEEIKVLTELKSDNQRLKDENGALIRVISKLSK